The Lacipirellula parvula genome window below encodes:
- a CDS encoding complex I subunit 4 family protein — protein sequence MNLSDPIIYLSLMVFLPALGALALAFFPRGKEEAARYFTLGVTILTFMLSLGLFFDARGVQFKSSVANMQDMFSAPWIPSFGIQYLMGLDGISFPLVVLTTFLSILSFVASWSITKHVKAFCILFLLLETGMIGVFMALDFFLFYVLWEVMLLPMYFLIGVWGGPRKEYAAIKFFLYTLVGSVLMLIAILMLYFNSDLTLLNPQQLASAGVVKVDVSGPRATPEGAFAAWKESEDALAKRFKEITAETDPAKRRQLHTFNILALQHIGQHEESPFLREAWLGKSIQWWAFVLLFIGFAIKVPSVPLHTWLPDAHVEAPTPISMILAGVLLKMGGYGIIRICYPICPAAGYDLAYVVCSIGVVSMVWGAFAALAQNDFKRMVAYSSVSHMGYVVLGLGVWSLGMWSATAPGSFTYNADYWKMGVNGAMFQMIAHGISSAGMFFCVGVLYDRVHHRNLNEFGGIMARMPVYSGFAIVIFFAGLGLPGLCGFIGEVFVVLSVWKYSQLLAVISAAVVILTAAYILWAIQRVYLGAEYRGPHGEALTPMLPREFAIAVPLTVFAIVLGVYPQALLDYMQPSVDQQVQQLADWTERFDETQETLRKSLGKEEPQVASVAP from the coding sequence ATGAATCTGAGCGACCCGATAATTTACCTGAGCCTGATGGTCTTCCTGCCGGCGCTGGGCGCCCTGGCGCTCGCGTTCTTCCCGCGCGGCAAGGAGGAAGCGGCCCGCTATTTCACGCTCGGGGTGACGATTCTGACGTTCATGCTGTCGTTGGGGCTCTTCTTCGACGCCCGCGGCGTGCAGTTCAAAAGCAGCGTCGCCAACATGCAGGACATGTTCTCGGCGCCCTGGATTCCCTCGTTCGGCATTCAATACCTAATGGGGCTCGACGGCATCAGCTTCCCGCTCGTCGTGCTCACAACATTCCTCAGCATCTTGTCGTTCGTCGCCAGTTGGTCGATCACCAAGCATGTGAAGGCGTTCTGCATTCTGTTTCTGCTGCTTGAAACAGGCATGATCGGCGTCTTCATGGCGCTCGACTTCTTCCTGTTCTACGTCCTGTGGGAAGTGATGCTGCTGCCGATGTACTTCCTGATCGGCGTCTGGGGCGGCCCGCGGAAGGAATACGCCGCGATCAAGTTCTTCCTCTACACGCTCGTCGGCAGCGTGCTGATGCTAATCGCGATCCTGATGCTCTACTTCAATAGCGACCTCACGCTGCTCAACCCGCAGCAACTCGCGAGCGCCGGCGTCGTGAAGGTCGACGTCAGCGGCCCGCGTGCGACGCCGGAGGGAGCGTTCGCTGCGTGGAAAGAGAGCGAAGACGCGCTGGCGAAGCGCTTCAAAGAGATCACCGCCGAAACCGATCCCGCCAAACGCCGGCAACTCCACACGTTCAACATCCTCGCACTGCAGCATATTGGCCAGCATGAGGAATCGCCGTTCCTCCGCGAGGCGTGGCTCGGCAAGAGCATCCAGTGGTGGGCGTTCGTGCTGCTGTTCATCGGCTTCGCGATCAAGGTGCCGAGCGTGCCGCTGCATACTTGGCTCCCCGACGCGCATGTCGAGGCCCCGACGCCAATCTCAATGATCCTGGCCGGCGTACTGCTCAAGATGGGCGGCTATGGCATCATCCGCATCTGCTATCCCATCTGCCCCGCGGCTGGGTACGACCTCGCGTACGTCGTTTGCTCGATTGGCGTCGTCAGCATGGTGTGGGGCGCCTTCGCCGCGCTCGCGCAGAACGACTTCAAGCGGATGGTTGCCTACAGCTCGGTGAGCCATATGGGGTACGTCGTGCTCGGCCTCGGCGTTTGGAGCCTCGGCATGTGGAGCGCTACGGCGCCCGGTTCGTTCACCTACAATGCCGATTACTGGAAGATGGGCGTCAACGGCGCCATGTTCCAAATGATCGCCCACGGCATCAGCTCGGCCGGCATGTTCTTCTGCGTCGGCGTCCTCTACGACCGCGTTCATCACCGCAATCTCAACGAGTTCGGCGGCATCATGGCGCGGATGCCGGTCTACAGTGGTTTTGCGATTGTCATCTTCTTCGCTGGCCTCGGCCTCCCCGGTTTGTGCGGGTTCATTGGCGAAGTCTTCGTCGTCCTGTCGGTGTGGAAATACAGCCAACTGCTCGCCGTCATCTCGGCGGCGGTGGTGATTCTAACCGCCGCCTATATCTTGTGGGCGATCCAACGCGTCTACCTCGGCGCCGAGTATCGCGGTCCGCATGGCGAGGCGCTGACGCCGATGCTGCCGCGCGAGTTCGCGATCGCCGTGCCGCTGACTGTGTTCGCCATCGTCCTTGGCGTGTATCCGCAGGCACTGTTGGATTACATGCAACCCTCGGTCGACCAGCAGGTGCAGCAACTGGCCGACTGGACCGAACGATTCGACGAGACGCAAGAAACGCTGAGGAAGTCGCTCGGCAAAGAAGAACCGCAAGTCGCTTCCGTCGCGCCGTAA
- a CDS encoding NADH-quinone oxidoreductase subunit N, with protein sequence MNLHEIVDNLISDTVQTSLPRFGPELALCVTIVVLLLTRVLPLLDRIPPVVIAFIGSLAAFVAAIPPDGLGTFHAIEREELFTGLLVYDGMTAYFRLFLMAFAVLFVVLSQLTGIADREDGQDYFSLVFGATIGMCIMVSSNHLLTMFLGVEMASVPSYVLAGIVKGRRRSSEAALKYAVYGAGAAGVMLYGTSLVAGLLGSAHFPTLTQRLIEFDLPTRMADRELTVMVLALAGLMVGVGLAFKLSAVPFHFWCPDVFEGASAEVGAFLSVASKAAALALLVRVAVGFSYESPTAAKPGEPSPHVAASEQEHAAAPIRLVAQHSTANQPGTSAADAETPLGPVRSFLITLIGVVSIVTCTFGNLAAYGQRNIKRMLAYSTIAHAGFMMMPVAAAVALLGEGRTAAASEAISALMLYAAIYLFMNLGAFSIIAFLRNSMQSEEIKDYAGLINRSPVIAVAFTLILFSLVGLPPLAGFWPKLRVLQALFESHSTLLTFVMVVAAANTALSLVYYLRVAKTMCIDGEPDSTRPVSLGFLQSAFVLAMTLPVVIYGVLPNSVAAWAQSAASGLFH encoded by the coding sequence GTGAATTTACACGAGATCGTCGACAACCTGATCAGCGACACGGTCCAAACGAGTTTGCCTCGTTTTGGACCGGAGCTGGCGCTATGCGTGACGATCGTCGTGTTGCTGCTGACTCGCGTCCTGCCGTTGCTCGATCGGATTCCGCCGGTCGTCATCGCCTTCATCGGTTCCTTGGCCGCCTTTGTCGCCGCGATTCCGCCAGACGGCCTCGGCACGTTCCACGCGATTGAGCGTGAGGAATTATTCACCGGGCTGCTCGTCTACGACGGTATGACAGCCTACTTCCGCTTGTTCCTGATGGCGTTCGCCGTGCTGTTCGTCGTGCTGTCGCAGCTCACCGGCATCGCCGACCGCGAGGATGGTCAAGACTATTTCTCGCTCGTCTTCGGCGCGACGATTGGCATGTGCATTATGGTTTCGTCGAACCATCTACTGACGATGTTCCTTGGCGTCGAAATGGCGAGCGTGCCGTCCTATGTTTTGGCAGGCATTGTGAAGGGTCGTCGCCGTAGCAGCGAGGCCGCGCTGAAGTACGCCGTCTACGGCGCCGGCGCCGCCGGGGTGATGCTCTACGGCACCAGCCTTGTCGCAGGGCTGCTCGGCTCCGCACACTTCCCGACGCTCACGCAACGGTTGATCGAGTTCGATCTGCCCACGCGGATGGCCGACCGCGAACTCACCGTGATGGTGCTCGCGCTGGCAGGACTCATGGTTGGCGTCGGGCTGGCGTTCAAACTGTCGGCCGTGCCGTTTCACTTTTGGTGCCCCGACGTCTTCGAAGGCGCCTCGGCGGAAGTCGGCGCGTTTCTGTCGGTCGCGTCGAAGGCTGCCGCGTTGGCGCTGTTGGTGCGCGTGGCGGTCGGCTTCAGCTACGAATCCCCCACCGCCGCGAAGCCGGGCGAACCGTCGCCTCACGTCGCCGCCAGCGAGCAAGAACACGCCGCGGCCCCGATTCGTTTGGTCGCTCAGCACTCCACCGCTAACCAGCCGGGCACGAGCGCGGCCGACGCTGAGACGCCGCTTGGCCCGGTCCGCAGCTTCCTGATCACGCTCATTGGCGTCGTCTCGATCGTCACCTGCACGTTCGGCAACCTCGCCGCCTACGGACAGCGGAACATCAAGCGGATGCTCGCCTATTCAACGATCGCCCACGCTGGGTTCATGATGATGCCCGTCGCCGCCGCGGTCGCTTTGCTCGGCGAAGGCCGAACAGCGGCCGCCAGCGAAGCGATTTCGGCGCTGATGCTCTACGCGGCGATCTACTTGTTCATGAATCTTGGCGCCTTCTCGATCATCGCGTTCCTCCGCAACTCGATGCAGAGCGAGGAGATCAAAGATTACGCGGGGCTGATCAACCGCAGCCCGGTGATTGCGGTCGCGTTCACGCTGATTCTGTTCAGCCTCGTTGGCCTGCCGCCGCTCGCCGGCTTCTGGCCGAAGCTGCGGGTGCTGCAAGCGTTGTTCGAATCGCACAGCACGCTCCTGACGTTCGTGATGGTCGTCGCCGCGGCGAACACGGCGTTGTCGCTCGTGTACTACCTGCGAGTCGCAAAGACAATGTGCATCGACGGCGAGCCCGACTCAACTCGACCTGTTTCCCTCGGCTTCCTGCAATCGGCGTTCGTCCTGGCGATGACGCTGCCGGTCGTGATCTACGGCGTGTTGCCGAACTCGGTCGCCGCTTGGGCGCAGAGCGCCGCCTCCGGATTGTTTCACTAG